The genomic interval CAACCCCTAAATATCACTTTTACTTATATTTTCAACTAGATAGCTTTACTAAGAGGTTTTTACGAACTCATCAACTTTCAATGACCGGTACATGCCGCCGGAACGCCGGACTCGCCGGAATGAGATCAGCCCAAGTCGAAGTGAGGAGCCGGTGGGTGTATTTGGGTAGTATATCAAAAACGAACTCAAACACAATATCCGGCCTATGTCCGAATCGACCGATAGATTCACCATGCTTGCCAAACCTGCAACGCTGTCCGCGTTGAATAAGAAGAAAGGCATCATCCGCTAATCATGAAAATAGACGGTCCCGATTTCCGGAGGATCGGCTGCTTTATGGTCACCGGGCATTGCCTGAGTCGCCGTTTTGCTTGAACTATTCCTCTAATAGTAGTATAGGTGTCACAATCCTCAGCGCCCATCCGGCCCCGGCGTCCGGCCATAAAAAACGGATCGTTTCGGAATTCGGCCGTGAGAGGCGACGTTGGTGAACGTCCGGAGGTCCTCCGGAACGCCCCACTTTTTTTCTTGACACGGTCAAAAAAAATCTGGTATAGAACCTCTTCTATCTTGTAACGCTGCGCCGGGGCTCGGCTGGATATGTAGAGGGCCGGTCCGAAAACGCCCAGGTCGTCCGCTGGCGTAGCTCAATTGGTAGAGCAGCTGATTTGTAATCAGCCGGTTGCGGGTTCGAGTCCCATCGCCAGCTCCAAGAAATTCCAGATGAGTTAAGACACCGGGAAATACGGATTGTTGCCTGTCCTTAAGTCATTCCTTAGTGGAGAGGTTCCCGAGCGGCCAAAGGGAACAGACTGTAAATCTGTCGGCTAAGCCTTCGGAGGTTCGAATCCTCCCCTCTCCACCACGTAGTTTTTGAGGGTATTGTAGGAGATCGCGGATCGTTAGTCACTACAACTCAAGAAAAAAGCCTCAGCTAAGCGTCCAAGCGGGAATAGCTCAGTTGGCTAGAGCGTCAGCCTTCCAAGCTGAGGGTCGCGGGTTCGAATCCCGTTTCCCGCTCCATTGCATAGCCCACGTAGCTCAGTAGGTAGAGCACTTCCTTGGTAAGGAAGAGGTTTCACCGGTTCGACCCCGGTCGTGGGCTCCATTTACCTTTTTCGATTGCTGAAGGAGGAATTATCGTGGCCAAGCAGAAATTCGAGCGGACGAAGCCTCATGTCAACGTGGGGACGATAGGACATATAGATCATGGTAAGACGACGTTGACATCTGCAATCACGAAGCATTTGGCAAAGAAGGGATGGGCGGAGTATGTGGCGTTCGAGGACATCGACAAGGCGCCGGAGGAGCGGGAGCGAGGGATCACGATAGCGACGGCGCATGTGGAGTATCAGACCTTGAAGCGTCATTACGCGCACGTGGATTGTCCGGGTCATGCGGATTATATCAAGAATATGATCACGGGTGCGGCGCAGATGGACGGAGCGATATTGGTGGTGGGAGCGGACGACGGACCGATGCCGCAGACGCGGGAGCACATATTGTTGGCGCGTCAGGTGGGAGTGCCGGCGATCGTGGTGTTTTTGAACAAAGTGGACATGGTGGACGACGAGGAGCTGATCGAGCTGGTGGAGTTGGAGCTTCGGGAGTTATTGTCCAAGTACGAGTTTCCCGGGGACGACATACCGATCGTACGGGGAAGTGCATTGAAGGCGTTGCAGAGCGACGATCCGAACAGCGAGGATGCGAAGGCGATTTTTGAATTGATGGATGCGGTGGACGAGTACATACCGGAGCCGGTTCGGGATGTGGACAAGCCGTTTTTGATGCCGATCGAGGACGTATTCAGTATATCGGGACGTGGAACGGTGGTGACG from Deltaproteobacteria bacterium carries:
- the tuf gene encoding elongation factor Tu, encoding MAKQKFERTKPHVNVGTIGHIDHGKTTLTSAITKHLAKKGWAEYVAFEDIDKAPEERERGITIATAHVEYQTLKRHYAHVDCPGHADYIKNMITGAAQMDGAILVVGADDGPMPQTREHILLARQVGVPAIVVFLNKVDMVDDEELIELVELELRELLSKYEFPGDDIPIVRGSALKALQSDDPNSEDAKAIFELMDAVDEYIPEPVRDVDKPFLMPIEDVFSISGRGTVVTGRVERGIVRVGDEVEIIGIRPTQKTVVTGVEMFRKILDEGRAGDNIGVLLRGTKRDEVERGQVVALPGSITPHTKFKAEVYVLAKEEGGRHTPFCNGYRPQFYFRTTDVTGVVTLPEGVEMVMPGDNVSVEVNLIMPIAMEKELRFAIREGGRTVGAGVISDIIE